One genomic window of Kosmotoga olearia TBF 19.5.1 includes the following:
- a CDS encoding pyridoxal phosphate-dependent aminotransferase: MKISSRGVNMPASPIRKLVPYAEIAKKRGIKVYHLNIGQPDIPTPEVFFNAIRNHSEEVVAYSHSAGIYNLREAFSKYYRSWGIDVSPDEIIVTNGGSEAIIFAIGSIADPGDELIVIEPFYANYKGFASMLNVKLVPVSANVTDGYRLPPIELFEKALSNKTRGIIFSNPSNPTGVVYTREELEALLDFARAHDLFVITDEVYREFVFDGKNTVPVLSLDESERIIIVDSISKRYSACGARVGTFLTKNKELYNTVMKFAQARLSPPTMAQVGTIGLLNLGKDYTDNIREEYQKRRDIVFEELSKIDGVIMQKPEGAFYISVKLPVKNSEDFVRWMLTDFDVGGETTMVAPLQGFYATPGMGASEIRIAYVLSAENLRKACEIIRLGLEKYLGSL, encoded by the coding sequence ATGAAAATCTCTTCTCGCGGTGTGAACATGCCAGCATCGCCCATAAGGAAGCTTGTGCCTTATGCCGAAATCGCAAAAAAGCGAGGAATAAAGGTTTACCATCTCAACATCGGGCAACCGGACATTCCAACCCCAGAAGTTTTCTTCAATGCTATTCGCAATCACTCTGAAGAGGTTGTCGCCTATTCACATTCAGCTGGCATCTACAACCTCAGAGAAGCTTTCTCAAAATACTACCGTTCCTGGGGAATCGACGTCAGCCCGGATGAGATTATAGTCACCAATGGCGGAAGCGAAGCAATTATATTTGCTATAGGAAGTATAGCTGATCCAGGTGATGAGCTGATTGTCATAGAGCCTTTCTACGCCAATTACAAAGGTTTTGCCAGTATGCTCAATGTAAAACTTGTTCCCGTAAGTGCCAACGTAACCGACGGTTACAGATTACCACCTATAGAGCTCTTCGAAAAAGCTCTGAGTAATAAAACCCGGGGAATAATATTTTCCAACCCTTCCAACCCCACAGGTGTGGTTTACACCAGAGAAGAGCTAGAAGCTCTGCTTGACTTTGCCAGAGCTCACGATCTTTTTGTTATAACAGATGAGGTGTACAGGGAATTCGTTTTTGATGGGAAAAACACCGTTCCTGTTTTGTCGCTGGATGAGAGCGAAAGAATCATCATTGTGGACAGCATTTCGAAAAGATACAGTGCCTGCGGTGCACGTGTAGGAACTTTTCTTACCAAAAACAAAGAACTGTACAATACCGTCATGAAATTCGCTCAGGCAAGGCTTTCACCCCCGACAATGGCACAGGTGGGGACAATAGGACTTCTCAACCTCGGTAAAGATTACACCGACAACATAAGGGAAGAATACCAGAAACGAAGGGATATTGTTTTTGAAGAACTCTCGAAGATAGATGGAGTGATAATGCAAAAACCAGAAGGAGCTTTTTATATCTCCGTAAAACTACCCGTGAAAAACTCGGAAGATTTCGTGCGCTGGATGTTAACCGATTTTGATGTTGGTGGAGAAACCACTATGGTCGCTCCTTTACAAGGCTTTTACGCGACTCCGGGAATGGGAGCATCTGAAATAAGAATCGCTTACGTCCTCTCCGCAGAAAACCTTCGAAAAGCCTGTGAGATAATCAGGTTAGGCCTTGAAAAATACCTGGGCAGTTTGTAA
- a CDS encoding vWA domain-containing protein, with the protein MIKKFLLIFLILSEIVLGGWHLESVDASAYPAISLFVHFKGFPTGSYPVIEDDGEIVGAKWEIVSSSPLDQLNVYFIIDNSGSMNPYIEDVKNSIITVSNVVSQLFSGDLVYHIVGFADSMNYLSVTQNHEELLPLVRKTFENVGESFERPITIILNILEMENNPSILFLITDEEIHIEIDLLDSLESVLLSKGIPLFLITSGGLSENIVSLLSIARETGGGLFDYENAVFLADTLEELHEVYYQVTFNSHDLFTGFHEVKIGKTKADFFAAYKNPPKIQLEVPDNELVIPEGEELAISGTIIGPFDRLSAYLGAEPIEITVDGSSFSLSLFPTPGIHNLKIAASSIWGEDEKNIRIICERSTKIFFKVCLEWEKQDADLDLYVFEPDEYVYFLNPKNLGTLTEDSQKGPGKEIYTLAADAVVPGNYKIRVHYCRGEQPVSFRVTIFLEERKILEKEFTLSLSNEENNDPEGTGSDWMDVYEMSVK; encoded by the coding sequence ATGATCAAGAAGTTTCTTTTAATCTTTTTAATACTATCAGAAATCGTGTTGGGAGGCTGGCATCTTGAATCGGTCGATGCCAGTGCTTATCCTGCAATTAGCTTGTTTGTGCATTTCAAAGGCTTTCCAACGGGATCTTATCCTGTGATAGAAGATGACGGTGAAATAGTAGGTGCTAAATGGGAAATTGTCTCATCTTCGCCATTGGACCAACTGAATGTTTATTTCATTATCGACAATTCCGGTTCGATGAATCCTTATATTGAAGATGTCAAAAATTCGATAATAACCGTATCCAACGTGGTCTCTCAGCTTTTTAGCGGCGATCTTGTCTATCACATTGTCGGTTTTGCCGACAGCATGAATTACCTATCCGTTACACAAAACCACGAAGAGCTCCTCCCCCTCGTGAGAAAAACCTTCGAGAATGTTGGCGAAAGTTTCGAAAGACCGATTACGATTATCTTAAATATTCTCGAAATGGAAAATAACCCTTCCATCCTTTTTCTGATTACCGATGAAGAAATCCATATTGAAATTGATCTACTGGATTCATTGGAATCCGTTTTGCTCTCCAAAGGAATTCCACTATTTCTAATAACCAGCGGCGGTCTGTCTGAAAATATCGTTTCTCTGCTATCAATTGCCAGAGAAACTGGAGGCGGTTTGTTTGATTACGAAAATGCCGTATTCTTAGCAGACACACTCGAAGAGTTGCATGAGGTATATTACCAAGTAACCTTTAACTCACATGATCTTTTCACCGGATTTCATGAGGTGAAGATCGGAAAAACAAAAGCCGATTTTTTCGCTGCGTATAAAAACCCTCCGAAAATTCAGTTAGAAGTTCCTGATAACGAACTGGTGATTCCAGAAGGAGAAGAATTGGCAATTTCCGGAACAATTATCGGCCCCTTCGATAGACTTTCAGCGTACCTTGGTGCTGAACCCATAGAGATTACCGTTGATGGAAGTTCTTTTAGCCTCTCTCTCTTTCCGACCCCGGGAATCCACAACCTGAAAATAGCGGCCTCATCTATCTGGGGAGAAGATGAAAAAAACATACGCATAATCTGTGAAAGAAGCACAAAGATTTTTTTTAAAGTGTGCCTGGAATGGGAAAAACAGGATGCAGATCTGGATCTCTACGTCTTTGAACCCGATGAATACGTGTATTTTTTAAACCCAAAGAATCTTGGAACTTTGACCGAAGATTCCCAAAAAGGTCCGGGCAAAGAGATATACACCCTGGCTGCAGATGCGGTGGTTCCCGGAAATTATAAGATACGCGTTCATTATTGTAGAGGAGAACAACCTGTATCATTTCGTGTCACCATTTTTCTGGAAGAAAGGAAAATCCTGGAAAAGGAGTTCACACTTTCATTATCTAACGAAGAAAACAACGATCCCGAAGGTACTGGAAGTGACTGGATGGATGTGTACGAAATGTCGGTAAAATAA